A genomic region of Gossypium hirsutum isolate 1008001.06 chromosome D01, Gossypium_hirsutum_v2.1, whole genome shotgun sequence contains the following coding sequences:
- the LOC107922049 gene encoding pre-rRNA-processing protein TSR1 homolog, with protein MGGSRAQVNKPHKTRFSSKSSRNIHKISQKDKNRIAKSNRNVTQGARAARLQRSKMLREQKKEALLKEKRASSGSASPPRVILLFPLSASVNVSSLAEDILRLLSADVSRALSSTVASSEYKLRATVLHAPHGDLLSCMEMAKVADLIAFVASATEQSTCDYIDSFGSQCLSVFRSLGLPSTVVFIRDLPTELKRQNDAKKIVTCSLTSEFPEDCKFYPADTKDDLHKFMWLFKEQRLTTPHWRNQRPYLIAQKVDMVPDDSSPEKCTLLLTGYTRAHSLSVNQLVHVSGAGDFQLSRIDIMKDPIPLNARKDHNAMDSDDIEDAEIIRSLAPDPSSLEPLLVENVPDPLAGEQTWPTEAEMAEAERNQKQKRLRKRALPRGTSEYQAAWIVDDTDGEDSGVENDGDDDEDDDGMLLDEGESGCPSQEDTNNRDFEEDQASLHLRDSDEETENDSVMMEGDNMTREQIEDEIKKIKEAHAEDEEFPDEVDTPLDVPARKRFAKYRGLKSFRTSSWDPKESLPPEYARIFAFDSFARTQKHVVVKALKVEQEGRDDCAPVGSFARFYIKEVPFHAASNLCAASRTAPIVLCGLLQHESKMSVLHFSIKKHDSYDAPIKSKEELIFHVGFRQFVARPIFSTDNINSDKHKMERFLHAGRFSIASIYAPISFPPLPLIALKNAAGAGTPAVAAVGSLRSIDPDRIILKKIILTGYPQRVSKLKATVRYMFHNPEDVRWFKPVEVWTKCGRRGRVKEPIGTHGGMKCIFNGGLQQHDTVCMSLYKRAYPKWPEHRFPANV; from the exons ATAAGAACCGGATTGCAAAATCGAACCGTAATGTAACGCAGGGAGCTCGAGCTGCTCGGCTTCAGCGAAGCAAGATG CTACGAGAGCAGAAGAAGGAAGCTCTTTTGAAAGAAAAAAGGGCTTCAAGTGGATCAGCCAGCCCTCCCCGTGTCATT CTTCTTTTCCCTCTTTCCGCATCCGTGAATGTAAGTTCACTTGCTGAAGACATTTTGAGATTGCTTTCAGCAGATGTTAGCAGAGCTCTTTCATCAACGGTAGCTTCTTCAGAGTACAAACTGCGAGCAACA GTACTGCATGCTCCTCATGGGGACCTATTATCGTGTATGGAAATGGCCAAG GTTGCTGATTTGATTGCTTTTGTGGCATCAGCTACTGAACAAAGCACATGTGACTATATTGATTCATTTGGAAGTCAATGCCTTTCGGTGTTCAGGTCTCTAGGTTTACCGAGCACAGTCGTTTTCATTCGT GATCTGCCTACTGAGCTTAAAAGACAAAATGATGCAAAGAAGATTGTTACTTGCAGCCTTACTTCTGAATTTCCAGAGGATTGCAAGTTTTATCCCGCAGATACGAAGGACGACTTGCACAAG TTCATGTGGCTTTTTAAGGAGCAAAGACTCACAACTCCACATTGGAGAAATCAACGGCCTTATCTCATTGCTCAAAAA GTTGATATGGTACCAGATGACTCCAGTCCAGAGAAGTGTACACTTCTCCTCACTGGTTATACACGTGCTCACAGCCTCTCAGTGAACCAGCTG GTTCATGTTTCTGGTGCGGGGGATTTTCAATTGAGTAGAATTGACATTATGAAGGATCCTATCCCTTTAAATGCTAGAAAAGATCATAATGCTATGGATTCTGATGACATTGAAGATGCTGAG ATCATTCGTTCCCTAGCTCCTGATCCATCAAGCCTGGAGCCTTTGCTTGTTGAGAATGTTCCAGATCCACTTGCTGGAGAACAG ACATGGCCCACTGAAGCAGAAATGGCTGAGGCTGAAAGAAATCAAAAGCAGAAGAGGTTGAGAAAGAGAGCTCTCCCTCGAGGCACTTCTGAGTATCAG GCTGCTTGGATCGTAGATGATACAGATGGAGAGGATTCTGGCGTGgagaatgatggagatgatgatgAGGATGATGATGGCATGTTGTTGGATGAAGGAGAAAGTGGCTGTCCTAGTCAAGAAGACACCAACAATCGAGATTTTGAGGAAGATCAAGCTTCCTTGCACTTAAGGGACTCTGATGAAGAAACTGAAAATGATTCCGTGATGATG GAAGGGGACAATATGACAAGGGAACAGATAGAGGatgagattaaaaaaataaaagaggcaCATGCCGAAGATGAGG aATTTCCAGATGAAGTGGATACTCCACTAGATGTTCCTGCTAGAAAGCGGTTTGCAAAATATAGAGGCCTCAAGTCTTTTAGGACATCCTCGTGGGACCCCAAA GAATCTCTACCTCCAGAATATGCCAGAATTTTTGCTTTTGATAGTTTTGCAAGAACACAAAAGCATGTTGTTGTAAAAGCTTTAAAAGTGGAGCAAGAGGGCAGGGATGACTGTGCGCCAGTTGGTTCATTTGCTAGGTTTTATATCAAGGAGGTTCCTTTTCATGCTGCTTCCAACTTGTGTGCGGCCTCAAGAACTGCACCCATTGTTTTATGTGGTCTCCTGCAACATGAGTCTAAGATGTCTGTTCTTCATTTTAG TATAAAAAAGCATGATAGTTATGATGCTCCAATTAAATCTAAAGAAGAACTCATATTCCATGTTGGTTTCCGTCAGTTTGTTGCTAG ACCGATCTTTTCAACTGACAATATTAATTCAGACAAGCACAAGATGGAAAGGTTTCTTCATGCCGGACGTTTTTCAATAGCATCAATATATGCTCCCATTTCTTTTCCACCTCTCCCCTTGATTGCCCTGAAGAATGCAGCAGGAGCTGGCACACCTGCAGTTGCTGCTGTTGGTTCCTTGAGAAGTATTGACCCCGATAGAATAATTTTAAAGAAGATTATTTTAACTGG TTATCCTCAACGAGTATCAAAGTTAAAAGCCACAGTACGATATATGTTCCATAATCCAGAGGATGTGAGATGGTTTAAG CCTGTTGAAGTGTGGACGAAGTGCGGTCGTCGTGGTCGAGTTAAGGAACCCATTGGTACCCATG GTGGAATGAAATGCATATTTAATGGGGGCCTTCAACAACATGATACTGTTTGCATGAGCTTATACAAGCGGGCATATCCAAAGTGGCCGGAACACCGGTTCCCTGCTAATGTTTGA